A genomic region of Pseudoxanthomonas suwonensis contains the following coding sequences:
- a CDS encoding esterase/lipase family protein, with translation MHWITHPTYAAPQDHQQTEAYPLVVHRRSDPTINRRLVIFVHGLGGSRYGTHATWRYFPSMLFDDLPDVDIGLYSYDTALRRFGLGRSISLEDEARVFADILRDELDSYGQIVLVGHSMGGLLCKAAICALLETRQDHTVERIAGLILMATPQLGSMRVPGWLEAFSQDARALRPHGKFIDRVNTTFEDHIALDERIVTYRRQTIPTWSVEGVNDFWVDRLSSGIGLTSSRRKVVKGSHTSIVKPTSRNDSAYTWVKERIEICMTRFEHDVFVAAAMAAHEGDPAYQQSRDDVLSLVQTLRDDCGFSSIFYAGIKLPDQDSFDPKLLALQIDLATLRASRYFLLYYPERLATSALYEAGWALILGKPSLYLIRKPEDLPFLLSNAQEAFSPPLVRILTCPDIERANQHLRAFGANLFQFDPPQNL, from the coding sequence ATGCACTGGATCACACATCCAACCTATGCAGCGCCGCAGGACCATCAACAGACAGAAGCCTATCCGCTAGTCGTACATCGGCGTAGCGATCCAACGATCAATCGGCGGCTGGTGATCTTTGTGCATGGGTTGGGCGGCAGTCGATACGGTACGCACGCTACTTGGCGTTATTTCCCGTCGATGCTGTTCGATGACCTTCCCGATGTCGACATCGGCCTGTACAGCTACGACACCGCGTTGCGCCGGTTTGGCCTTGGTCGTTCGATTTCACTGGAGGATGAGGCGCGGGTGTTCGCCGATATTCTGCGCGATGAACTCGACTCCTACGGCCAGATCGTACTGGTCGGGCACAGCATGGGTGGCCTGCTGTGCAAGGCTGCGATCTGTGCCTTGCTCGAAACGCGGCAGGATCACACTGTAGAACGGATCGCTGGGCTGATCTTGATGGCTACGCCGCAACTCGGGAGTATGCGAGTACCGGGGTGGCTGGAAGCATTCTCGCAGGATGCGCGAGCGCTGCGCCCCCACGGCAAGTTTATCGACAGGGTGAATACAACTTTCGAAGACCACATCGCACTAGACGAGCGCATCGTCACCTACCGTCGACAAACCATTCCAACCTGGTCGGTCGAGGGCGTCAATGATTTCTGGGTAGACAGACTTAGTTCCGGAATTGGCCTTACTTCATCGCGGCGCAAAGTGGTGAAGGGTAGTCATACATCGATTGTGAAGCCGACAAGCCGAAACGACAGCGCTTACACGTGGGTGAAGGAGCGCATCGAGATATGTATGACGCGTTTCGAGCACGACGTGTTCGTCGCTGCGGCAATGGCCGCGCACGAAGGTGATCCTGCCTACCAGCAAAGCCGCGATGATGTGTTGTCCCTTGTGCAAACCCTTCGCGATGACTGCGGGTTCTCGTCGATCTTCTATGCGGGAATCAAACTGCCGGATCAGGATTCCTTTGATCCCAAGCTGCTCGCTCTCCAAATCGATCTCGCGACTTTACGCGCGAGCCGGTATTTTCTTCTGTATTACCCTGAGCGTCTCGCGACCAGTGCGCTCTATGAGGCTGGCTGGGCGCTTATCCTTGGAAAGCCGTCTCTCTATCTAATACGCAAGCCGGAGGATCTGCCGTTTTTGCTGAGTAATGCCCAAGAAGCTTTCTCACCACCACTGGTGCGTATACTCACGTGCCCGGACATCGAGAGGGCCAACCAGCATTTACGCGCATTCGGCGCGAATCTGTTCCAGTTCGACCCGCCACAGAATCTCTGA
- a CDS encoding superoxide dismutase — protein sequence MAYTLPELPYAYDALEPHIDTETMKIHHTKHHQTYINNVNAALEGTEYADLPVEELVAKLKTLPENLQGPVRNNGGGHANHSLFWTVLSPKGGGEPKGDVAKAIDKDLGGFEKFKEAFTKAALTRFGSGWAWLSVTPDRKVVVESSANQDSPLSDGNTPILGLDVWEHAYYLKYQNRRPDYIGAFYNVVDWDEVERRYQEAVK from the coding sequence GTGGCCTATACCCTCCCCGAGTTGCCGTATGCCTACGATGCGCTGGAGCCGCACATCGATACGGAGACGATGAAGATCCACCACACCAAGCACCACCAGACCTACATCAACAACGTCAACGCCGCGCTGGAAGGCACCGAGTACGCCGACCTGCCGGTCGAGGAACTGGTGGCCAAGCTGAAGACGCTGCCGGAGAACCTGCAGGGCCCGGTGCGCAACAACGGCGGCGGCCATGCCAACCACAGCCTGTTCTGGACCGTCCTGTCGCCCAAGGGTGGCGGCGAGCCGAAGGGCGACGTGGCCAAGGCGATCGACAAGGACCTGGGCGGTTTCGAGAAGTTCAAGGAGGCCTTCACCAAGGCCGCGCTGACCCGTTTCGGCAGCGGCTGGGCCTGGCTGAGCGTGACCCCGGACAGGAAGGTGGTGGTCGAGAGCAGCGCCAACCAGGACAGCCCGCTGAGCGACGGCAACACGCCGATCCTGGGCCTGGACGTGTGGGAGCACGCCTACTACCTGAAGTACCAGAACCGCCGCCCGGACTACATCGGCGCGTTCTACAACGTGGTCGACTGGGACGAGGTCGAGCGCCGCTACCAGGAGGCGGTGAAGTAA
- a CDS encoding ribonuclease domain-containing protein: MRLPRSLLPLSAAAILAATAWLLWSGTGRLQPAPAIQAGVVTASAEAELPAFLPVEAAPVIRRIQFGAPHPHRQDGSVFGNRERRLPARTHGYYREYTVPTPGLSHRGARRIVTGGDPPRDWYYTADHYGSFRAFQPPATEHRQ, from the coding sequence ATGCGCCTTCCCCGCTCCCTCCTGCCGTTGTCCGCCGCCGCCATCCTGGCCGCGACGGCCTGGCTGCTCTGGTCCGGCACGGGACGGCTGCAGCCCGCGCCCGCGATCCAGGCGGGCGTCGTCACCGCCTCCGCCGAAGCCGAGCTGCCCGCGTTCCTGCCGGTGGAAGCCGCCCCGGTGATCCGGCGGATCCAGTTCGGCGCACCGCATCCCCACCGCCAGGACGGCAGCGTGTTCGGCAACCGCGAACGCCGCCTGCCGGCGCGGACGCACGGCTACTACCGCGAATACACCGTGCCCACGCCGGGCCTGTCGCATCGCGGCGCGCGGCGGATCGTCACCGGTGGCGACCCGCCGCGCGACTGGTACTACACTGCCGACCACTACGGCAGCTTCCGCGCCTTCCAGCCGCCCGCGACGGAGCACCGGCAATGA
- a CDS encoding barstar family protein produces MSQSGFDIGLDDASQAGVHEVDAADLPALAAAARDAGLLVRRIDLDGCRDKQALLLRLGTVLDLPSGWGRNWDALMDALRDLEWLPAPGYALLFEAAGQLQTTRPHDLETLVGILQEASQWWAGAGVPFWAFLAVEGGSAGQVQGHHG; encoded by the coding sequence ATGAGCCAGTCCGGATTCGACATCGGCCTGGACGACGCCTCGCAGGCCGGCGTCCACGAGGTCGACGCGGCCGACCTGCCCGCGCTGGCCGCCGCCGCGCGCGATGCGGGACTGCTGGTGCGCCGGATCGACCTGGATGGATGCCGCGACAAGCAGGCGCTGCTGCTGCGGCTCGGCACGGTGCTGGACCTGCCCTCGGGCTGGGGGCGCAACTGGGACGCGCTGATGGACGCGCTGCGCGACCTGGAATGGCTGCCGGCGCCGGGGTACGCGCTGCTGTTCGAGGCGGCCGGGCAACTGCAGACGACGCGGCCGCACGACCTGGAGACCCTGGTCGGCATCCTGCAGGAGGCGTCGCAGTGGTGGGCCGGTGCGGGAGTACCGTTCTGGGCATTCCTGGCGGTGGAAGGCGGGAGCGCCGGGCAAGTCCAAGGCCATCACGGGTGA
- a CDS encoding ATP-binding cassette domain-containing protein, translated as MPLITLQNVDYSVGGPLLLDHADLSIEPGERIALIGRNGAGKSTLLKLIAGDLAPDDGQVRVQAGVRIARLEQEVPGGTGGSVFDVVAAGLGELGAWLADFHHLSHAPEYDAAAVSRVQAKIDAADGWALDRRVGEVLDRLELDGEAVFGLLSGGMKRRVLLARALVSAPDLLLLDEPTNHLDIEAIDWLESFLKEWSGSVVFVTHDRRFLRALATRIVEIDRGRISSWPGDWDNYLRRREERLHAEAQENARFDKLLVQEEAWIRQGIKARRTRDEGRVRRLKAMRTERAQRRELAGNVRMEAAQGESSGKKVIEAKDVSFAYGDRVLVRDFSTTVLRGDRIGLIGPNGSGKTTLLKLLLGELPPRQGEIRLGTNLQVAYFDQYRAALREDWNAMENVAGGQDFVELNGSRKHVLAYLQDFLFTPERARAPITRLSGGERNRLLLARLFAQPSNLLVMDEPTNDLDVETLELLEELLADYAGTLLLVSHDRDFLDNVVASTLAMEGGGRVGDYVGGYTDWLRQRPAPADAVAPKSVAKDVAPAETPVAASMPTASGAKRKLSYKDARELEQLPARIEALEGELAALAAAMSDAAFYQQDAGAVAAHTQRMAAAQAELDAAYARWAELDG; from the coding sequence ATGCCCCTGATTACCCTGCAGAACGTCGACTACAGCGTCGGCGGCCCGTTGTTGCTGGACCATGCCGACCTGTCGATCGAACCGGGCGAGCGCATCGCCCTGATCGGCCGCAACGGCGCCGGCAAGTCGACCTTGCTCAAGCTCATCGCCGGCGACCTGGCGCCCGACGACGGCCAGGTCCGGGTCCAAGCCGGGGTGCGCATCGCCCGGCTGGAGCAGGAAGTGCCCGGCGGTACCGGCGGCAGCGTGTTCGACGTGGTCGCCGCCGGCCTGGGCGAACTTGGTGCCTGGCTGGCCGACTTCCACCACCTCAGCCACGCACCCGAGTACGACGCGGCCGCGGTGTCGCGGGTGCAGGCGAAGATCGACGCGGCCGACGGCTGGGCCCTGGACCGGCGCGTGGGCGAGGTGCTCGACCGGCTGGAGCTGGACGGCGAGGCGGTGTTCGGGCTCCTGTCCGGCGGCATGAAGCGGCGCGTGCTGCTGGCGCGCGCACTGGTGTCGGCCCCGGACCTGCTGCTGCTGGACGAGCCGACCAATCACCTGGACATCGAGGCGATCGACTGGCTGGAGTCGTTCCTGAAGGAATGGAGCGGCAGCGTGGTGTTCGTCACCCACGACCGCCGTTTCCTGCGTGCGCTGGCCACCCGCATTGTCGAGATCGACCGCGGCCGGATCAGCAGCTGGCCGGGCGACTGGGACAACTACCTGCGCCGGCGCGAGGAGCGCCTGCACGCCGAGGCGCAGGAGAACGCGCGCTTCGACAAGCTGCTGGTGCAGGAGGAAGCCTGGATCCGGCAGGGCATCAAGGCCCGCCGCACCCGCGACGAAGGCCGGGTGCGCCGGCTCAAGGCCATGCGCACGGAGCGCGCGCAGCGGCGCGAGCTGGCCGGCAACGTGCGCATGGAGGCGGCGCAGGGCGAGTCCTCGGGCAAGAAGGTGATCGAGGCGAAGGACGTGTCGTTCGCCTACGGCGATCGCGTGCTGGTCCGCGACTTCTCCACCACCGTGCTGCGCGGCGACCGGATCGGCCTGATCGGCCCCAACGGCAGCGGCAAGACCACGCTGCTCAAGCTGCTTCTGGGCGAACTGCCGCCGCGGCAGGGCGAAATCAGGCTCGGGACCAACCTGCAGGTGGCCTACTTCGACCAGTACCGCGCCGCGCTGCGCGAGGACTGGAATGCGATGGAGAACGTCGCCGGCGGCCAGGACTTCGTCGAGCTCAACGGCAGCCGCAAGCACGTGCTGGCCTACCTGCAGGACTTCCTGTTCACCCCGGAGCGGGCGCGGGCGCCGATCACCCGCCTGTCCGGCGGCGAGCGCAACCGGCTGTTGCTGGCGCGGCTGTTCGCCCAGCCATCCAACCTGCTGGTGATGGACGAGCCGACCAACGACCTGGACGTGGAGACGCTGGAGCTGCTGGAGGAACTGCTGGCCGACTATGCCGGCACCCTGCTGCTGGTCAGCCACGACCGCGACTTCCTCGACAACGTGGTGGCCTCGACCCTGGCCATGGAGGGCGGGGGCCGCGTCGGTGACTACGTGGGCGGCTACACCGACTGGCTGCGGCAGCGGCCGGCGCCGGCGGATGCAGTCGCACCGAAGTCCGTCGCCAAGGACGTGGCGCCTGCGGAAACGCCTGTTGCTGCGTCAATGCCGACCGCATCCGGGGCCAAGCGCAAGCTCAGCTACAAGGATGCGCGCGAGCTCGAGCAGCTGCCGGCGCGGATCGAGGCGCTGGAAGGCGAACTGGCGGCCCTGGCGGCGGCGATGTCCGATGCCGCGTTCTACCAGCAGGATGCCGGCGCGGTGGCCGCGCATACGCAGCGCATGGCCGCCGCGCAGGCCGAGCTGGATGCGGCCTATGCGCGCTGGGCGGAACTGGACGGCTGA
- the dbpA gene encoding ATP-dependent RNA helicase DbpA, with amino-acid sequence MTDFASLPLSPALRPGLDALGYTTATPIQAASLPPILEGRDLIAQAPTGSGKTAAFGLGLLQRLDPAVTRAQALVLCPTRELADQVGKQLRKLATGIPNLKLSILTGGTALEPQITSLQAHDPQVVVGTPGRVQELARKRVLHLGGVRTLVLDEADRMLDMGFEEPVREIAGRCDKHRQTLLFSATFPEEIRELARQLLREPVEVAHEGTEGAPAIEQRFFDVDPAHRQKAVAGLLLRYRPESALVFCNTRKEVDEVAGSLRQFGFSALALHGDMEQRDRDEVLLQLANRSCNVLVASDVAARGIDVEDLAAVLNYELPTDVDAYRHRIGRTGRAGRRGLALSLVAPRENARAEMVAAAQDAPPRRESSPLATGRPAQPAQAPMTTLRIDGGKTDKLRPGDILGALTGEAGLPASAIGRIAIHATRSYVAIAREEAPRALKRLEAGKIKGRRFRVRPL; translated from the coding sequence ATGACCGACTTCGCCTCGCTGCCGCTGTCCCCTGCCCTCCGTCCCGGCCTGGATGCGCTCGGCTACACCACCGCCACCCCGATCCAGGCCGCGTCGCTGCCGCCGATCCTCGAAGGCCGCGACCTGATCGCGCAGGCGCCGACCGGCAGCGGCAAGACCGCCGCCTTCGGCTTGGGCCTGCTGCAGCGGCTGGACCCGGCGGTAACCCGCGCACAGGCGCTGGTGCTGTGCCCGACCCGCGAACTGGCCGACCAGGTCGGCAAGCAGCTGCGCAAGCTGGCCACCGGCATCCCCAACCTCAAGCTGAGCATCCTCACCGGCGGCACCGCGCTGGAGCCGCAGATCACCTCGCTGCAGGCCCACGATCCGCAGGTGGTGGTCGGCACCCCCGGCCGGGTGCAGGAACTGGCCCGCAAGCGCGTGCTGCACCTGGGCGGCGTGCGCACGCTGGTGCTGGACGAGGCCGACCGCATGCTCGACATGGGCTTCGAGGAGCCGGTGCGCGAGATCGCCGGGCGCTGCGACAAGCACCGGCAGACCCTGCTGTTCTCGGCCACGTTCCCGGAAGAGATCCGCGAACTGGCCCGGCAACTGCTGCGCGAACCAGTGGAAGTGGCGCACGAGGGCACCGAAGGCGCGCCGGCGATCGAACAGCGCTTCTTCGACGTCGATCCGGCGCACCGGCAGAAGGCGGTAGCCGGCCTGCTGCTGCGCTACCGCCCGGAGTCGGCGCTGGTGTTCTGCAACACCCGCAAGGAGGTGGACGAAGTGGCCGGCTCGCTGCGCCAGTTCGGCTTCTCGGCGCTGGCGCTGCACGGCGACATGGAACAGCGCGACCGCGACGAGGTGCTGCTGCAGCTGGCCAACCGCAGCTGCAATGTCCTGGTCGCCAGCGACGTGGCCGCGCGCGGCATCGACGTGGAAGACCTGGCCGCGGTGCTCAACTACGAACTGCCGACCGACGTGGACGCCTACCGCCACCGCATCGGCCGCACTGGCCGCGCCGGCCGCCGCGGCCTGGCGCTGAGCCTGGTGGCGCCGCGCGAGAACGCGCGCGCGGAGATGGTCGCCGCCGCCCAGGACGCACCGCCGCGGCGCGAGTCCTCGCCGCTGGCCACCGGCCGGCCCGCGCAGCCGGCGCAGGCGCCGATGACCACCCTGCGCATCGACGGCGGCAAGACCGACAAGCTGCGTCCGGGCGACATCCTCGGTGCGCTGACCGGCGAGGCCGGGTTGCCGGCCAGCGCGATCGGCAGGATCGCGATCCATGCCACCCGCTCGTACGTGGCCATCGCCCGCGAAGAGGCACCGCGGGCGCTGAAGCGGCTGGAAGCCGGCAAGATCAAGGGCCGCCGCTTCCGCGTGCGTCCGCTCTGA
- a CDS encoding adenine phosphoribosyltransferase, translating to MPPDSPTESAWASLIRDVPDFPSPGIVFKDIAPLLADADAFAAMLAALAGPWRGAGIDAVAGIESRGFILGAALARELDAGFVPLRKPGKLPGAVLEEAYALEYGNDRLQLQAEAMPPGARVLLVDDVLATGGTLAAGARLLQRQGAQVVGAAVLIELAVLQGRMRWPCAAPLRSLRVV from the coding sequence ATGCCACCCGATTCCCCGACCGAGTCCGCCTGGGCGTCCCTCATTCGCGATGTGCCGGATTTCCCGTCACCCGGCATCGTGTTCAAGGACATCGCGCCGCTGCTGGCCGACGCCGATGCCTTCGCGGCCATGCTCGCCGCGCTCGCCGGCCCGTGGCGCGGGGCCGGCATCGACGCGGTGGCGGGCATCGAGTCGCGCGGTTTCATTCTCGGTGCAGCGCTGGCGCGGGAACTGGATGCCGGCTTCGTGCCGCTGCGCAAGCCGGGCAAGCTGCCGGGTGCGGTGCTGGAAGAGGCCTACGCGCTGGAATACGGCAACGACCGCCTGCAGCTCCAGGCCGAGGCGATGCCGCCCGGTGCGCGCGTGCTGCTGGTCGACGACGTGCTCGCCACCGGCGGCACCCTCGCCGCGGGCGCACGCCTGTTGCAGCGGCAGGGCGCGCAGGTGGTCGGTGCCGCGGTGCTGATCGAACTGGCGGTGCTGCAGGGACGGATGCGCTGGCCCTGCGCGGCCCCGTTGCGCTCGTTGCGGGTGGTCTGA
- a CDS encoding protein adenylyltransferase SelO produces MHIEFDNAFLHELPGDPESGPRVREVREAAWSRVDPTPVADPRLLAWSSEAAALVGLGAADTTDPDFARVFGGNALLPGMQPWAANYGGHQFGSWAGQLGDGRAISLGEALGTDGGRWELQLKGAGKTPYSRFADGRAVLRSSVREFLCSEAMHHLGIPTTRALSLVGTGEAVVRDMFYDGHPRPEPGAVVCRMAPTFLRFGSWQLPASRGDTALLRRLADYTLRHHFPDLAGQGAAGDAEWFAQVCERTAWMVAGWMRVGFVHGVMNTDNMSILGLTIDYGPYGWIEDYDPDWTPNTTDAQGRRYRFGTQPQVAYWNLTRLAQALAPLFADVAPLEAGLARFGAAWAQAERDLVARKLGLADCGEDDLRLFTALQDLLQAGQVDMTLFFRGLTGLDPAVPALDAFAHAFYDAQARASVEAPLREWLARYAARLADDPLDAVQRREKMRLANPRYVLRNWLAQEAIDQAEQGDATGIATLLDVMRRPYEDQPGRAHYAGKRPEWARHRAGCSMLSCSS; encoded by the coding sequence ATGCACATCGAATTCGACAACGCCTTCCTGCACGAACTGCCAGGCGACCCGGAATCCGGGCCGCGCGTGCGCGAAGTGCGGGAGGCGGCCTGGTCGCGGGTCGATCCGACCCCGGTGGCCGATCCGCGCCTGCTGGCGTGGTCGTCCGAGGCGGCAGCGCTGGTAGGGCTTGGGGCGGCCGACACGACCGATCCGGATTTCGCCCGCGTGTTCGGCGGCAATGCGCTGCTGCCGGGCATGCAGCCGTGGGCGGCCAACTACGGCGGCCACCAGTTCGGCAGCTGGGCCGGGCAACTGGGCGACGGGCGCGCGATCTCGCTGGGCGAGGCGCTGGGGACGGACGGCGGGCGCTGGGAACTGCAGCTGAAGGGCGCCGGGAAGACGCCGTACTCGCGCTTTGCCGACGGCCGCGCGGTACTGCGCTCCTCGGTCCGCGAGTTCCTGTGCAGCGAAGCGATGCACCACCTGGGCATCCCCACTACCCGCGCGCTCTCGCTGGTCGGCACCGGCGAGGCGGTGGTGCGCGACATGTTCTACGACGGCCATCCGCGGCCGGAGCCGGGCGCGGTGGTGTGCCGGATGGCGCCGACCTTCCTGCGCTTCGGCAGCTGGCAGTTGCCGGCCTCGCGCGGCGACACCGCGCTGCTGCGCCGGCTCGCCGACTACACCCTGCGCCACCACTTCCCGGACCTGGCCGGGCAGGGCGCGGCGGGCGACGCCGAATGGTTCGCGCAGGTGTGCGAGCGTACGGCATGGATGGTCGCCGGCTGGATGCGGGTGGGCTTCGTCCACGGGGTGATGAACACCGACAACATGTCGATCCTCGGCCTGACCATCGACTACGGGCCCTACGGCTGGATCGAGGACTACGACCCGGACTGGACGCCGAACACCACCGACGCGCAGGGCCGCCGCTATCGCTTCGGCACCCAGCCGCAGGTGGCCTACTGGAACCTGACCCGGCTGGCGCAGGCGCTGGCGCCGCTGTTCGCCGACGTCGCGCCGCTGGAGGCGGGCCTGGCACGCTTCGGCGCGGCCTGGGCGCAGGCCGAGCGCGACCTGGTCGCGCGCAAGCTGGGCCTGGCCGATTGCGGCGAGGACGACCTGCGCCTGTTCACCGCGCTGCAGGATCTGCTGCAGGCCGGGCAGGTCGACATGACCCTGTTCTTCCGCGGGCTGACCGGGCTGGATCCTGCGGTGCCGGCGCTGGACGCGTTTGCCCATGCGTTCTACGACGCGCAGGCCCGGGCGTCGGTCGAAGCGCCGCTGCGCGAGTGGCTGGCGCGCTACGCCGCGCGGCTGGCCGACGACCCACTGGATGCGGTGCAGCGGCGCGAAAAGATGCGCCTGGCCAACCCGCGCTACGTGCTGCGCAACTGGCTGGCGCAGGAGGCCATCGACCAGGCCGAGCAGGGCGATGCCACCGGCATCGCGACCCTGCTGGATGTGATGCGGCGGCCGTACGAGGACCAGCCCGGCCGCGCGCACTACGCCGGCAAGCGGCCGGAATGGGCGCGGCATCGCGCAGGCTGTTCGATGCTGTCGTGCAGTTCCTGA
- a CDS encoding glutathione S-transferase family protein, which yields MITVHHLENSRSQRVLWLLEELALPYQLVRYSRDPKTLLAPPALRAVHPLGKSPVLVDDGHTLAESGAILDYLVERYDLAHTLSPTPLPVDSPERLQYRYWMHYAEGSAMPPLLLSLVLARIGAAPMPFFARPVARRIVEGAMAGFVGPQLRLHLDWMEGALARSGGWFGGERFTAADIQMSFPVEAAAVRGGLERYPQLADFLQRIHERPAYQRALAQGGPFALAGG from the coding sequence ATGATCACCGTCCACCACCTGGAGAACTCGCGCTCGCAGCGCGTGCTGTGGCTGCTGGAGGAACTGGCGCTGCCGTACCAGCTGGTGCGCTATTCGCGCGACCCGAAGACCCTGCTGGCGCCGCCGGCGCTGCGCGCGGTGCATCCGCTGGGCAAGTCGCCGGTGCTGGTCGACGACGGCCACACCCTGGCCGAGTCGGGCGCCATCCTCGACTATCTGGTCGAGCGCTACGACCTCGCGCACACCCTGTCGCCGACGCCGCTGCCGGTGGATTCGCCCGAGCGGCTGCAGTACCGCTACTGGATGCACTACGCCGAGGGCTCGGCGATGCCGCCGCTGCTGCTGAGCCTGGTGCTGGCGCGGATCGGCGCCGCGCCGATGCCGTTCTTCGCCCGGCCTGTGGCCCGCCGCATCGTCGAGGGGGCGATGGCCGGCTTCGTCGGCCCGCAGCTCAGGTTGCACCTGGACTGGATGGAGGGCGCGCTGGCCCGCAGCGGCGGCTGGTTCGGCGGCGAGCGCTTCACCGCGGCCGACATCCAGATGAGCTTCCCGGTCGAGGCGGCGGCGGTGCGTGGCGGCCTGGAGCGGTACCCGCAGCTGGCCGACTTCCTGCAGCGGATCCACGAGCGGCCGGCCTACCAGCGGGCGCTGGCGCAGGGCGGGCCGTTCGCGCTGGCGGGTGGGTGA
- a CDS encoding cold-shock protein gives MSDRQTGTVKWFNDAKGFGFITPESGADLFVHFRSIQGNGFKSLQEGQKVSFIVVQGQKGLQADQVQAL, from the coding sequence ATGTCCGATCGTCAGACCGGTACCGTCAAGTGGTTCAACGACGCCAAGGGCTTCGGCTTCATCACCCCGGAGAGCGGCGCCGACCTGTTCGTGCACTTCCGCTCGATCCAGGGCAATGGCTTCAAGTCGCTGCAGGAAGGCCAGAAGGTCTCCTTCATCGTCGTGCAGGGCCAGAAGGGCCTGCAGGCCGACCAGGTGCAGGCGCTGTAA
- a CDS encoding LLM class flavin-dependent oxidoreductase: MSSIPLSVLDLAPVCEGSDVATALGNSLDLARHAEALGYRRFWLAEHHNMPGIASAATAVLIAHVAAGTRTIRVGAGGIMLPNHSPLQVAEQFGTLAALHPGRIDLGVGRAPGTDQATARALRRYFEGADRFPQDVEELLGHFEPAQPGQAVRAVPGAGLDVPVWILGSSLFGAQLAAALGLPFAFASHFAPDAMDQALLLYHRDFRPSARLRQPYAMLAVNVVAAAEDGAARRLFTTSQQAFVNLRRGRPGLVPAPIDDIEAYWTPEEKAGVERALACSVVGGPDTVARGLAAFAARHRPDELMVVANVHDHRARLESYRITAQAWGAAAPA, translated from the coding sequence ATGTCCTCCATCCCGTTGTCGGTCCTGGACCTGGCCCCGGTCTGCGAGGGCAGCGACGTCGCCACCGCGCTGGGCAACAGCCTGGATCTGGCCCGCCACGCCGAAGCGCTGGGCTACCGCCGCTTCTGGCTGGCCGAGCACCACAACATGCCGGGGATCGCCTCGGCCGCCACCGCGGTGCTGATCGCGCACGTCGCCGCCGGTACCCGCACGATCCGGGTCGGTGCCGGCGGGATCATGCTGCCGAACCATTCGCCACTGCAGGTGGCCGAGCAGTTCGGCACGCTGGCCGCGCTGCACCCGGGACGGATCGACCTGGGCGTGGGCCGGGCGCCGGGTACCGACCAGGCCACCGCGCGGGCGCTGCGTCGCTATTTCGAGGGCGCCGACCGCTTTCCGCAGGACGTGGAGGAGCTGCTTGGCCATTTCGAGCCGGCGCAGCCGGGACAGGCGGTCCGCGCCGTGCCCGGCGCCGGGCTGGACGTGCCGGTGTGGATCCTGGGCTCGAGCCTGTTCGGCGCGCAGCTGGCCGCCGCGCTGGGCCTGCCGTTCGCCTTCGCCTCGCACTTCGCACCGGACGCGATGGACCAGGCGTTGCTGCTGTACCACCGCGACTTCCGGCCGTCGGCGCGGCTGCGCCAGCCGTACGCGATGCTGGCAGTGAACGTGGTCGCGGCGGCGGAGGACGGCGCGGCGCGGCGGCTGTTCACCACGTCCCAGCAGGCGTTCGTGAACCTGCGCCGTGGCCGTCCCGGGCTGGTCCCGGCGCCGATCGACGACATCGAGGCCTACTGGACTCCCGAGGAGAAGGCCGGAGTGGAGCGGGCGCTGGCCTGCAGCGTGGTCGGCGGCCCGGACACGGTGGCGCGCGGGCTGGCCGCCTTCGCCGCCCGGCACCGGCCGGACGAACTGATGGTGGTGGCCAACGTCCACGACCACCGGGCCAGGCTGGAGTCGTACCGGATCACGGCACAGGCCTGGGGGGCGGCCGCGCCTGCCTGA
- a CDS encoding DUF1249 domain-containing protein, with translation MQQVTPIGTRIPRLSRFGWLMGLYAENHARLQRLFVPARLGEGSHVSSVGDGLDLRLDVLERHPYTLELRLTYDLRDPLTGEPDPSAYLRLYTDARQVETTHCYVGRRWQDVMGLYPPPAELVGHRLRMNTFLGKWLEYLAERGHGVATLRPAARRVDVPALPVREPARQ, from the coding sequence ATGCAGCAGGTCACCCCCATTGGCACGCGCATTCCCCGGCTCAGCCGTTTCGGCTGGCTGATGGGCCTGTACGCGGAGAACCACGCGCGCCTGCAGCGCCTGTTCGTGCCGGCCAGGCTGGGCGAGGGCAGCCACGTGTCCAGCGTCGGTGACGGCCTGGACCTGCGCCTGGACGTGCTCGAGCGCCATCCGTACACGCTGGAGCTGCGCCTGACCTACGACCTGCGCGATCCGCTTACCGGCGAACCGGATCCGTCGGCCTACCTGCGGCTGTACACCGACGCGCGCCAGGTGGAGACCACACACTGCTACGTCGGCCGCCGCTGGCAGGACGTCATGGGCTTGTACCCGCCGCCGGCCGAACTGGTCGGCCACCGCCTGCGCATGAACACCTTCCTCGGCAAGTGGCTCGAGTACCTGGCCGAGCGCGGCCACGGGGTGGCCACGCTGCGGCCGGCCGCCAGACGCGTGGACGTGCCGGCGCTGCCGGTGCGCGAGCCGGCGCGGCAGTAG